A genomic segment from Diadema setosum chromosome 11, eeDiaSeto1, whole genome shotgun sequence encodes:
- the LOC140234987 gene encoding uncharacterized protein → MHGKGGGGVLTAVNATLCPRRLNMLEHPNLEMTCVEIVIGNSKWLLVSMYRPPNAAADTWEALQECIDNVQRVSSDFSGIVLVGDLNVDLLNRHSPDSSRLLSILNTLDASQLVSSITRPLRDDPMSGTLIDHLFTNRPDVFLQADVCPNPVPSDHHGVFFEIKSTKMFSTNPVIREFMLFNKGDFSHLNRQLQLVPWSLYLDPDDTNASWEGFLDIFDAAVRDAIPRTKKRSTRFRPWITREIKHMINRKRKLFRRARRTELSSDWSAFRAIRNQVKYHTRASYWHYVNNMFSLPDNRKRFFAFVRERKRHSPPPVLVVDDHVIRNPADIANGYLATFQRYFTGGQEVPAEPPKCQFPISSMESLDISVADVYRKLLTLKAKKVPGPDRLSPVLLKETAPVSAHILQRIFSISLSTGSVPTSWKRSNIIPVFKAGNKSDPSNYRTGCSYLNS, encoded by the coding sequence ATGCACGGCAAAGGTGGAGGTGGTGTTCTCACGGCTGTTAATGCAACACTCTGTCCACGTCGCCTGAACATGTTGGAACACCCAAACCTCGAAATGACCTGTGTCGAGATTGTCATTGGTAACTCAAAGTGGCTCTTGGTGTCCATGTATCGTCCACCAAATGCAGCAGCTGATACATGGGAAGCTTTGCAAGAATGCATTGACAATGTCCAAAGAGTATCGTCAGATTTCTCAGGTATCGTACTTGTTGGTGACCTTAATGTGGATTTGCTGAATCGTCACTCACCTGATTCCTCTCGTCTGCTGTCCATACTTAACACATTGGATGCTTCTCAACTCGTTAGTTCTATTACTCGGCCTTTACGCGACGATCCTATGTCTGGAACGTTGATTGATCATCTCTTTACCAACCGCCCTGATGTCTTTCTGCAAGCAGATGTATGTCCAAATCCAGTTCCGAGTGACCATCATGGTGTCTTCTTTGAAATAAAATCTACAAAGATGTTTTCGACTAATCCTGTAATTCGTGAGTTCATGCTTTTCAACAAAGGGGACTTTTCTCATCTAAATCGCCAACTGCAGCTCGTCCCATGGAGTCTATATCTGGACCCTGATGACACCAATGCATCCTGGGAAGGATTTTTAGACATCTTCGACGCCGCTGTTAGGGATGCAATTCCCAGAACCAAGAAACGCTCTACCAGATTCAGACCTTGGATTACTAGAGAGATCAAACATATGATCAATAGGAAACGCAAGCTGTTCAGAAGAGCTAGGAGGACTGAGCTCTCGAGTGACTGGTCTGCGTTTCGTGCAATTCGCAACCAGGTGAAATACCACACCAGAGCGTCATATTGGCACTACGTCAACAATATGTTCTCTCTCCCTGACAACCGTAAACGATTCTTTGCATTTGTCAGGGAAAGGAAAAGACACTCTCCTCCTCCAGTTCTTGTAGTTGACGACCATGTGATCAGGAACCCAGCTGATATTGCAAATGGCTATCTTGCCACTTTTCAAAGATACTTTACTGGAGGCCAAGAGGTACCCGCTGAACCTCCAAAGTGCCAGTTTCCCATAAGTTCCATGGAATCACTTGACATATCTGTAGCGGATGTCTACCGGAAACTGCTCACTCTCAAAGCCAAAAAAGTTCCAGGGCCTGATAGGCTCTCGCCAGTCCTACTCAAGGAAACAGCTCCAGTATCAGCTCATATTTTGCAGCGGATTTTCTCCATTTCTCTTTCGACTGGTTCTGTTCCAACATCCTGGAAGCGATCAAATATCATACCAGTGTTTAAGGCAGGCAACAAATCTGACCCGTCCAACTATCGAACCGGTTGCTCTTACCTCAATAGCTAG